Proteins encoded by one window of Martelella endophytica:
- a CDS encoding sugar ABC transporter substrate-binding protein: MSETLLRRVAGGAIGLVLVFMAAVSPALSQEKPTPPDAVAEFKPIEPGIGEGLTIGFTQLALGVPFPEALQRGMEDAAKTAGFKLITCDSKLNAADALNCARQFRTQNVDGLVTFQADVAAAANICAEGPQVPVIAIDIEQQPCQTAFVGAANEYAGVIVGNELGRYFKENFDCQHDAWVSLESLAVGVVNDLRMDGMRKGFEAVCGPVNNERVIDTGAGGQADTAQRQMMDTLTALPGAKKVIVVGINEDVITGALAAARSQGRSDDLYLGVQNFDPGNCQIWTAPHFIATAAYFPEKYAELIVPNLIAAIHGEAIPKEILVPHEVLTPENIQDFYPETSCK; the protein is encoded by the coding sequence ATGAGTGAGACATTACTAAGGAGAGTAGCCGGCGGGGCGATCGGCCTCGTTCTGGTCTTCATGGCAGCGGTTTCGCCGGCGCTTTCGCAGGAAAAACCGACGCCGCCGGATGCCGTCGCCGAATTCAAGCCCATCGAGCCGGGTATCGGCGAGGGGTTGACCATCGGTTTCACCCAGCTTGCGCTCGGCGTGCCGTTTCCGGAAGCGTTGCAGCGCGGCATGGAGGATGCTGCCAAGACCGCCGGTTTCAAGCTGATCACCTGCGACAGCAAGCTCAATGCGGCTGATGCGCTCAATTGCGCCCGTCAGTTCCGCACCCAGAATGTCGACGGTCTGGTGACCTTCCAGGCGGACGTCGCGGCTGCCGCCAATATCTGCGCGGAAGGTCCGCAGGTACCGGTCATCGCCATCGATATCGAGCAGCAGCCCTGCCAGACAGCCTTTGTCGGTGCCGCCAACGAATATGCGGGCGTTATTGTCGGCAACGAACTCGGCCGCTATTTCAAGGAGAATTTCGACTGCCAGCATGATGCCTGGGTGTCGCTGGAATCGCTCGCCGTCGGCGTCGTCAACGATCTCAGGATGGACGGCATGCGCAAGGGCTTCGAGGCTGTCTGCGGCCCGGTCAACAACGAGCGCGTCATCGATACCGGCGCCGGCGGCCAGGCCGATACGGCCCAGCGGCAGATGATGGATACGCTGACGGCGCTTCCGGGTGCCAAGAAAGTCATTGTCGTCGGCATCAACGAGGACGTCATCACGGGTGCGCTGGCGGCTGCCCGCAGCCAGGGGCGTTCGGACGACCTCTATCTCGGCGTCCAGAATTTCGACCCCGGCAATTGCCAGATCTGGACCGCGCCGCATTTCATCGCGACGGCGGCCTATTTTCCGGAGAAATATGCCGAGCTGATCGTGCCGAACCTGATTGCGGCGATCCATGGCGAGGCCATTCCGAAGGAAATCCTGGTGCCACATGAAGTGCTTACCCCGGAAAACATCCAGGACTTCTATCCGGAAACGAGCTGCAAATGA
- a CDS encoding sugar ABC transporter ATP-binding protein has product MSMMPQMPEKRAETPFLSVRGITKSFGPIEVLHSVDLDLAAGTVTALLGENGAGKSTFVRIVAGDHTHDGGRIEIDGREMAIRSVTQARDAGIRLIAQELADAPTLTVAENISLGELPARFGLVRRAEMRRRAERALADLGADIPLDARVSSLRLGERQIIEIARASVGAARCMIFDEPTAALSDAETRRLFELIARMKARGTAILYITHRLDEVFEIADRVCVLRDGRVSLNADPASVSQPDVVTAMVGHAVESNRDAYSFAGTAAKPMLVAKGVSGHGFSNVDLAVAAGEIVGLYGKIGSGVPEFAATLFGAEQRDGGSVEVAGKPVDFRHPADAIAAGLGFLPAERKSEGLLGPRSAAENLAAPSWSRLSRIGSIFRSDETAAFSRWHAPLKIRSSGDGGETITKLSGGNQQKVLLGRWLESGAKLLLLVEPTRGVDVGAREEIYHLLRELARSGHGILIASSDYEDITQVATRALVMVRGRIVRALPQEEIDVARLTEVAGGGSNDR; this is encoded by the coding sequence ATGAGCATGATGCCGCAAATGCCGGAAAAGCGCGCTGAGACGCCGTTTCTCTCGGTTCGCGGCATCACCAAGTCCTTCGGCCCGATCGAGGTCCTCCATAGCGTCGACCTCGATCTGGCCGCAGGCACGGTGACCGCGCTGCTCGGTGAAAACGGCGCCGGGAAATCGACCTTCGTGCGCATCGTTGCCGGCGACCACACGCATGACGGCGGCCGAATCGAGATCGACGGACGCGAGATGGCGATCCGTTCCGTGACACAGGCGCGTGATGCGGGCATCCGGCTCATTGCCCAGGAGCTCGCCGATGCGCCGACGCTGACGGTGGCGGAAAACATTTCGCTCGGCGAACTGCCGGCGCGTTTCGGCCTGGTGCGGCGCGCGGAAATGCGCCGACGTGCCGAACGGGCGCTCGCCGATCTCGGTGCCGATATTCCGCTCGACGCCAGGGTCTCCAGCCTTCGCCTCGGCGAGCGTCAGATCATCGAGATCGCGCGTGCCTCTGTCGGTGCCGCGCGCTGCATGATCTTCGATGAGCCGACGGCTGCCCTCTCGGATGCCGAAACGCGGCGCCTGTTCGAGCTCATCGCCCGCATGAAGGCCAGGGGCACCGCTATTCTTTACATTACCCATAGGCTGGACGAGGTTTTCGAGATCGCGGACCGGGTCTGCGTGCTGCGCGACGGCCGGGTTTCGCTCAATGCCGATCCGGCGAGCGTCAGCCAGCCGGATGTCGTTACCGCCATGGTCGGCCATGCGGTGGAAAGCAATCGCGATGCCTACAGTTTCGCCGGAACGGCGGCAAAGCCGATGCTCGTCGCCAAAGGGGTGTCGGGCCATGGCTTCAGCAATGTCGATCTCGCGGTCGCCGCTGGCGAGATCGTCGGGCTTTACGGCAAGATCGGCTCCGGCGTACCGGAATTTGCGGCGACCCTTTTTGGTGCCGAGCAGCGTGATGGCGGCAGCGTGGAGGTGGCCGGCAAGCCGGTGGACTTCCGTCATCCTGCCGATGCGATTGCGGCGGGTCTCGGCTTTCTGCCGGCCGAGCGCAAGAGCGAGGGGTTGCTCGGGCCTCGCAGCGCCGCGGAAAACCTCGCCGCGCCGAGCTGGAGCCGGCTTTCGCGGATCGGCTCCATTTTCCGCAGCGACGAGACCGCCGCCTTTTCCCGATGGCATGCGCCGCTGAAGATCCGCTCGAGCGGTGATGGCGGCGAGACGATTACCAAGCTCTCCGGCGGTAACCAGCAGAAGGTGCTGCTCGGGCGCTGGCTGGAAAGCGGCGCGAAACTGCTGCTGCTCGTCGAGCCGACGCGTGGCGTCGATGTCGGCGCGCGCGAGGAAATCTATCACTTGCTGCGCGAACTGGCGCGTTCGGGGCACGGCATCCTGATCGCGAGTTCGGACTATGAGGACATTACCCAGGTCGCTACCCGCGCGCTTGTCATGGTGCGCGGCCGGATCGTTCGCGCATTGCCACAGGAGGAGATCGACGTGGCCAGACTGACGGAAGTCGCCGGAGGAGGAAGCAATGACCGATAA
- a CDS encoding ABC transporter permease, translated as MTDKTVAAAADTRRRATPRVPESAALLLFLLLEIVFFTFNSPYFLTWPNWVNIFTAMSITGILAAGGTILLIGGQFDLSVGSGMAFVALMFALAAQAFGIVPAVFVAFLTGLGIGCLNGFLVTVVGVNALITTLGTLAIFRGLTLSIGGASSVRVNGFDWAIMRPLFDIPLSALLFVIIAIVVGCLLAFSVFGRTIYAIGANDTAARLVGIRTRITLFVAFLGSGLCMALTGLVSASQLGSTSGTTGMGLELAVVTAIILGGTTLKGGVGSMFGTVIGLLIVGVLNNGMTLMNINSTWQQVAAGALLILAVSFDQLRQRFLGR; from the coding sequence ATGACCGATAAGACCGTGGCGGCTGCGGCCGATACCCGAAGAAGAGCCACGCCGCGCGTGCCGGAATCGGCGGCGCTGCTGCTCTTCCTGCTGCTGGAGATCGTGTTTTTCACCTTCAACTCACCCTATTTCCTGACCTGGCCGAACTGGGTGAACATTTTCACCGCGATGTCGATCACCGGGATCCTGGCGGCGGGCGGCACGATCCTGCTGATCGGCGGGCAGTTCGATCTTTCCGTCGGCTCCGGCATGGCCTTCGTGGCATTGATGTTTGCTCTGGCAGCGCAGGCCTTCGGCATCGTTCCGGCGGTCTTCGTGGCATTTCTGACAGGTCTCGGCATCGGCTGCCTCAATGGCTTCCTCGTCACCGTCGTCGGCGTCAACGCGCTGATCACCACGCTCGGAACGCTGGCGATCTTCCGCGGGCTGACGCTGTCGATCGGCGGCGCGTCCTCGGTGCGGGTCAATGGTTTCGATTGGGCGATCATGCGGCCGCTGTTCGACATTCCGCTGTCGGCCCTGCTGTTTGTGATCATCGCCATTGTCGTCGGCTGCCTGCTGGCCTTCAGCGTGTTCGGCCGCACCATCTATGCGATCGGCGCGAATGACACCGCCGCCCGGCTCGTTGGCATCCGCACCCGGATAACCCTGTTCGTCGCCTTTCTCGGCTCCGGTCTCTGCATGGCCCTGACCGGTCTGGTCAGCGCCTCGCAGCTCGGTTCGACCTCCGGCACCACGGGCATGGGGCTCGAGCTTGCGGTGGTCACCGCGATCATCCTCGGCGGCACCACGCTGAAAGGCGGTGTCGGCTCGATGTTCGGCACGGTGATCGGACTTCTGATCGTCGGCGTGCTCAACAACGGCATGACGCTGATGAACATCAACTCGACCTGGCAGCAGGTGGCCGCCGGCGCGCTTCTGATCCTGGCGGTGTCCTTCGATCAGCTGCGCCAGCGTTTCCTTGGCCGGTAA
- a CDS encoding CocE/NonD family hydrolase — MKQFTIRDGVPVVMRDGVTLFGDLWLPEGEGPFPVLLQRTPYRREDIHGAQYISALEFQSALRRGMAVMVQDTRGRFASEGEFVPFAFEGRDGVDTIAWLRRQDFCNGQVGMFGASYVGATQVLAAAENPPGLEAIAPQLTTARHGESWTWRGGATELGFLMLWIIEALAPPDLERRLASLPAEQAGRLTALMHALQRDPQAGFARLPLLDADLAALAPYATQWFDERRAQAASGDREHLDAIAKCRPAMLVTAGWNDLFLEGSLELFRTARGRHDDPAAVRDRLLIGPWSHGNPKDWQGAFWHGPEASTAGLSDVQLDFFEAVFSGGVPSGPMVRYFRTGSNSWHDASDWPVPATGERCLYLDGDSLSEAVPALDFERRWISDPSNPVPTSGGATFLPGLLLGRNSGPMPQDAVEARSDVVTFTSAPLDTDLDVTGSVEARLFVTSDAATADWTARLCEVTPDGRSSGIVDGILRWKKPHGEDGPFEVTVTLGHISHLFAKSSRLRLQVASSNFPRFDRNPQSGTAPERATAADFRSARHTVLGGPVMPSCLRLPVTTGFGLG, encoded by the coding sequence ATGAAGCAGTTTACGATCCGTGACGGCGTTCCGGTGGTCATGCGCGATGGCGTCACCCTTTTTGGCGATCTCTGGCTGCCGGAAGGTGAGGGGCCGTTTCCGGTCCTTCTGCAGCGAACGCCCTATCGGCGGGAGGATATTCACGGCGCGCAATACATCTCCGCGCTGGAATTCCAGTCCGCACTTCGCCGCGGCATGGCGGTGATGGTCCAGGACACGCGGGGGCGGTTCGCCTCGGAAGGCGAATTCGTGCCCTTCGCCTTCGAGGGGCGCGACGGCGTCGACACGATCGCCTGGCTTCGCCGCCAGGATTTCTGCAACGGTCAGGTGGGCATGTTCGGCGCCTCCTATGTCGGTGCGACGCAGGTGCTGGCGGCGGCGGAAAACCCGCCGGGCCTCGAGGCGATCGCGCCGCAGCTCACGACGGCACGGCATGGCGAAAGCTGGACCTGGCGCGGCGGCGCCACCGAGCTCGGCTTTCTGATGCTGTGGATCATCGAGGCGTTGGCGCCTCCCGATCTCGAACGTCGTCTGGCCAGCCTTCCGGCGGAGCAGGCGGGAAGGTTGACCGCCCTTATGCATGCGCTTCAGCGCGACCCGCAGGCAGGCTTTGCCCGCCTGCCGCTCCTCGATGCAGATCTTGCGGCGCTTGCGCCCTATGCCACGCAGTGGTTCGATGAAAGACGGGCGCAAGCGGCGTCCGGCGACCGCGAGCACCTCGATGCCATTGCAAAATGCCGGCCAGCCATGCTGGTCACCGCCGGCTGGAACGATCTCTTTCTGGAAGGCTCACTGGAGCTCTTCCGCACCGCGCGCGGGCGACATGATGATCCGGCGGCGGTAAGAGACAGGCTGCTCATCGGCCCCTGGTCGCACGGCAATCCGAAGGACTGGCAGGGTGCCTTCTGGCACGGGCCGGAGGCTTCGACGGCAGGCCTGTCCGACGTCCAGCTCGATTTCTTCGAGGCGGTGTTTTCCGGCGGGGTGCCTTCCGGCCCGATGGTGCGCTATTTCCGCACCGGTTCAAACAGCTGGCATGACGCTTCCGACTGGCCCGTGCCGGCAACGGGGGAACGCTGCCTATATCTCGATGGCGACAGCCTGTCGGAGGCGGTACCGGCGTTGGATTTCGAGCGGCGGTGGATATCGGATCCGTCAAACCCGGTCCCGACATCCGGTGGCGCCACGTTCCTGCCGGGGCTGTTGCTCGGCCGCAATTCCGGCCCGATGCCGCAGGATGCCGTCGAGGCGCGATCTGATGTCGTGACCTTCACCTCCGCGCCGCTCGATACGGATCTCGATGTCACCGGCAGTGTCGAGGCACGGCTGTTCGTCACCTCCGATGCCGCAACCGCGGACTGGACGGCCCGACTTTGCGAAGTGACGCCGGACGGGCGAAGCTCCGGTATTGTCGACGGCATCTTGCGGTGGAAAAAGCCTCATGGCGAGGACGGTCCGTTCGAGGTGACCGTCACCCTCGGTCATATCAGCCATCTCTTCGCCAAAAGTTCTCGCCTGCGCCTTCAGGTGGCCTCGTCGAACTTTCCGCGTTTCGATCGCAACCCGCAGTCAGGCACTGCGCCGGAAAGGGCGACCGCAGCGGATTTTCGAAGCGCCCGTCACACGGTCCTCGGCGGACCGGTAATGCCGAGTTGCCTGAGACTGCCCGTGACCACCGGTTTCGGTCTTGGATGA
- a CDS encoding LacI family DNA-binding transcriptional regulator: MARITVQNIADEVGLSKYAVSRALSGKSGVSEATRKRVNDTAERLGYRKPRQAARLLGVVFDDSDYANSELHMQIQNGIQSDAQRLGFGLRMRATRQAREIEALAEECDGLLIVGAQSEEGMRRAYALGKPVVRSGWLQPLEQVDQVGGTDHEAGSAVAHFLLAKGHRNIVYVHGDPRFRGRMERLYGLREVCEPRGDVTLHDLVLDNGSELPEAIDRLEKQNAGVTAYFCAHDGLALTVISELLRRGHKIPDDCSVIGFGDFSAAQQISPAMTTVRVPGINIGRMAAWMLDQRISNPDFPSCPMRLHVPCQIIERGSSGPAPNTLASAG; this comes from the coding sequence TTGGCGCGCATAACAGTTCAGAACATCGCCGATGAAGTCGGGCTTTCGAAGTATGCGGTTTCTCGCGCCCTATCCGGCAAGAGCGGGGTGAGCGAAGCGACCCGCAAAAGGGTCAATGACACCGCCGAACGGCTCGGCTACCGCAAGCCGCGGCAGGCGGCGCGGCTTCTGGGTGTTGTTTTCGATGACAGCGACTACGCCAACAGCGAACTGCACATGCAGATCCAGAACGGCATACAGAGCGATGCCCAGAGGCTCGGCTTCGGACTTCGCATGCGCGCGACACGGCAGGCGCGCGAGATCGAGGCGCTCGCAGAAGAATGCGACGGGCTGTTGATCGTGGGGGCGCAAAGCGAGGAGGGCATGCGGCGCGCCTATGCCCTGGGCAAGCCGGTGGTGAGGAGCGGTTGGCTTCAGCCGCTGGAACAGGTTGACCAGGTCGGCGGCACCGACCATGAAGCCGGCTCGGCGGTGGCGCATTTTCTGCTCGCAAAGGGCCACCGCAACATTGTCTATGTTCATGGGGATCCGCGCTTTCGCGGCCGAATGGAACGCCTCTATGGATTGCGGGAAGTTTGCGAGCCGCGCGGCGATGTGACCCTGCATGACCTTGTCCTCGACAATGGCAGCGAACTTCCCGAGGCTATCGACAGGCTGGAGAAACAGAATGCAGGCGTAACAGCCTACTTTTGCGCCCATGACGGCCTGGCCCTGACGGTTATTTCGGAGCTGTTGAGGCGCGGCCACAAGATACCGGACGATTGCTCCGTCATCGGGTTCGGCGACTTCTCCGCGGCACAGCAGATATCGCCAGCGATGACGACAGTCCGGGTTCCGGGGATCAATATCGGCCGAATGGCCGCCTGGATGCTCGATCAGCGCATCAGTAACCCCGATTTCCCCTCATGCCCGATGCGCCTCCACGTCCCCTGCCAGATCATCGAACGGGGTTCATCAGGCCCGGCTCCGAATACGCTCGCATCTGCAGGCTGA
- a CDS encoding ABC transporter substrate-binding protein translates to MFLSRRHFLAAGTALAGSLALPAWAQDEAASGSGELPPLSERLPENPLVLTPRDKPGKQGGIWNHALVGGGSLSMLFRYQSYEPTVRFTPDWSGVTPNVAESYEVNETSTVYTFTLRKGMKWSDGHPYTTADVQFWYEDIFRSTDLTTTGQTFWFAGNKPAELEVVDEQVFKVKFAEPNGFFAQQLAWANQDQITRAPKHYLSQFHIKYNPDANELAKERGFEGWVALFQRECGLQEDNVFFQNSKRPTLNAWKFTIAPGEDTQRAVAERNPYYWKVDTEGTQLPYFDGINYQMVADPEVLLLKTLQGEVDMMDQYICTPANKPVLYDAQESGNFHFYTLKETAANVMVFQLNLNHTDPVKNALYNTRDFRVGLSHAIDRQAMIDAVFVGQGVPAQPSIVEGDPLYVERLAKQYTEYDPEKANAILDGVVPDKDSEGYRLDSSGRRVTIIFEIDQVRTTFLDMFQLAIPNFKDVGIDAQIRTMDRSLWETRVRNGREFDATAHQFGANSGVAAMLDPRYFVPFNSNSLYAQGWALHFTAPDNDAAIEPPADVKAQQDLYKQLLATGDQAKQQEIMLKILNHAADQFLVFGVSLPPDGYGVVKNDMVNTMPVMPNSFGWPTPGPSAPEQFFKS, encoded by the coding sequence ATGTTTCTAAGTCGCAGACATTTTCTGGCGGCAGGGACGGCGCTTGCCGGCTCTCTGGCGCTTCCCGCCTGGGCCCAGGATGAGGCGGCGTCCGGCAGCGGCGAACTGCCGCCGCTTTCCGAGCGGCTGCCTGAAAACCCGCTCGTTCTGACACCGCGTGACAAGCCCGGAAAACAGGGCGGAATATGGAACCACGCGCTCGTGGGAGGCGGGTCGCTTTCCATGCTTTTCCGCTACCAGAGTTACGAACCGACGGTCCGTTTCACGCCGGACTGGTCCGGGGTAACGCCGAATGTTGCTGAATCTTACGAGGTCAACGAAACTTCGACGGTCTACACCTTCACGCTGCGCAAGGGCATGAAATGGTCCGATGGCCATCCCTATACCACTGCGGACGTACAGTTTTGGTATGAGGACATCTTTCGCTCGACGGACCTGACCACGACCGGGCAAACCTTCTGGTTTGCCGGCAACAAGCCGGCCGAACTCGAAGTCGTTGATGAGCAGGTGTTCAAGGTCAAATTCGCCGAACCGAACGGCTTCTTCGCCCAGCAGCTTGCCTGGGCCAACCAGGACCAGATCACGCGTGCGCCAAAGCACTATCTGAGCCAGTTCCACATCAAATACAATCCGGATGCCAACGAGTTGGCCAAGGAACGCGGGTTCGAAGGCTGGGTCGCCCTGTTCCAGCGCGAATGCGGACTCCAGGAAGACAATGTGTTCTTCCAGAATTCGAAGCGTCCGACCCTCAATGCCTGGAAGTTCACCATCGCGCCCGGCGAAGACACACAGCGTGCCGTGGCGGAGCGCAACCCCTACTACTGGAAGGTTGATACCGAGGGCACGCAGCTTCCCTATTTCGATGGTATCAACTACCAGATGGTCGCCGATCCCGAAGTGCTTCTCCTGAAGACGCTGCAGGGCGAAGTCGACATGATGGACCAGTATATCTGCACGCCTGCGAACAAACCGGTTCTCTACGATGCGCAGGAAAGCGGCAATTTCCACTTCTACACGCTGAAGGAAACCGCCGCGAACGTGATGGTTTTCCAGCTGAACCTGAACCACACCGACCCGGTCAAGAACGCGCTCTACAATACCCGTGACTTCCGCGTGGGCCTGTCGCATGCCATCGACCGCCAGGCGATGATCGATGCGGTGTTCGTGGGGCAGGGCGTGCCGGCGCAGCCTTCGATCGTCGAGGGTGATCCGCTCTATGTCGAAAGGCTGGCCAAGCAGTACACCGAATACGATCCCGAGAAGGCAAATGCGATCCTCGACGGTGTCGTTCCGGACAAGGACAGCGAGGGCTATCGCCTCGATTCATCGGGTCGGCGCGTCACCATCATCTTCGAGATCGACCAGGTCCGCACCACCTTCCTCGACATGTTCCAGCTCGCCATCCCGAACTTCAAGGATGTCGGCATCGATGCGCAGATCCGCACCATGGACCGCTCGTTGTGGGAAACACGGGTGCGCAACGGCCGCGAATTCGATGCGACCGCGCACCAGTTCGGCGCCAATAGCGGCGTCGCGGCGATGCTCGATCCGCGCTATTTCGTGCCGTTCAACTCGAACTCGCTCTATGCGCAAGGGTGGGCCCTGCATTTCACTGCACCAGACAACGACGCGGCCATCGAGCCGCCGGCGGATGTCAAGGCACAGCAGGACCTCTACAAGCAGTTGCTGGCCACCGGTGATCAGGCAAAGCAGCAGGAAATCATGCTGAAGATCCTGAACCATGCCGCCGACCAGTTTCTGGTCTTCGGCGTCAGCCTGCCGCCGGATGGCTACGGCGTCGTTAAGAACGACATGGTCAACACCATGCCGGTAATGCCGAATTCCTTCGGCTGGCCAACGCCCGGCCCATCGGCCCCGGAGCAGTTCTTCAAGAGCTGA
- a CDS encoding family 10 glycosylhydrolase, with the protein MNFIDPKAAAHLRTPEWYKTATRWTQLTLVENDPVKFDPDFWIDVFKRTRSNAVCLSAGGYIGFYPSKVPLHYVSKFMGDSDPFGRLVEGARELGMHVMARVDPHAIHQDAADAHPEWIAVDKDGNPRRHWAMPELWVTCAYGDYNNVFMPEIVKEITRDYDIDAIFANRWQGHGVCYCESCRTRFKSATGFDLPMTNDVADPAWRAWSGWRRDVLTRMVINWDNDVKAIRPHASFIPNMGGESLMEFDIGLIEKHCPFLVVDHQGRRGLEPVWMAGRNAKRMRATFRERPVVLITSIGPEEEHRWKDSVTTGAEIESWIANGITHGMLPWFTKFNGVVPDERWVAPVADGFENHVKLDAMFEETVPTAEIAIIDPTTTLKNWARDERRSAEGDDLGFYHALIEEKLAFEFLSDEAMTAESLDRFKVIILANASNLSDAQCALLREYAARGGSLIAAHETGMRDETGKARRAFALGDIFGVNRTELSRGPVKNSYIALSGEHPVNAGYEGAKRIIGGTKLAAVETLPGTQTPFLSIPDFPDLPMEEVYPRAEPTGAAVATRETEAGGRTVYIPWNIGGIFWDVLTADHQRLIANAVRFALGARPRVDIAGHSVLDVAVRESEDTLAVLLFNLTNPMMFKGPTRSVYPVGRHTVSVVVPEGRSVLGASLLISGEKAEFQVVDGRVEIEVPSIGILETIELRWA; encoded by the coding sequence ATGAATTTCATTGACCCGAAAGCCGCCGCGCATCTCAGAACGCCGGAATGGTACAAGACGGCGACACGCTGGACCCAGTTGACCCTTGTCGAGAACGATCCTGTCAAGTTCGACCCCGACTTCTGGATCGACGTGTTCAAGCGCACGCGATCGAATGCCGTCTGCCTTTCCGCGGGCGGCTATATCGGCTTTTACCCGTCCAAGGTTCCGCTCCACTACGTCAGCAAATTCATGGGCGACAGCGATCCGTTCGGACGCCTCGTCGAGGGCGCGCGGGAACTGGGCATGCATGTCATGGCCCGCGTCGACCCGCACGCCATTCACCAGGATGCCGCCGACGCCCATCCGGAATGGATTGCCGTCGACAAGGACGGCAATCCGCGTCGGCACTGGGCGATGCCGGAGCTCTGGGTGACCTGTGCCTATGGCGACTACAACAATGTCTTCATGCCGGAAATCGTCAAGGAGATCACCCGCGACTACGACATCGACGCCATCTTCGCCAACCGCTGGCAGGGGCATGGCGTCTGCTATTGCGAAAGCTGCAGGACCCGGTTCAAGTCCGCAACCGGGTTCGATTTGCCGATGACCAACGACGTTGCCGACCCGGCCTGGCGGGCATGGTCCGGCTGGCGCCGCGACGTGCTGACCCGCATGGTCATCAATTGGGACAACGACGTGAAGGCGATCCGCCCGCATGCGAGTTTCATTCCCAATATGGGCGGTGAATCGCTGATGGAATTCGACATCGGTCTGATCGAGAAACATTGCCCTTTCCTCGTCGTCGATCATCAGGGGCGGCGCGGGCTGGAGCCGGTCTGGATGGCAGGGCGCAACGCCAAGCGCATGCGTGCCACCTTCCGCGAGCGTCCCGTTGTCCTGATCACCTCGATCGGCCCGGAGGAGGAGCATCGCTGGAAGGATTCCGTCACCACCGGCGCCGAGATCGAAAGCTGGATCGCCAACGGCATCACCCACGGCATGCTGCCCTGGTTCACCAAGTTCAATGGCGTTGTGCCGGATGAGCGCTGGGTTGCGCCGGTGGCCGACGGCTTCGAGAACCACGTGAAGCTCGATGCCATGTTCGAAGAGACGGTGCCCACGGCCGAGATCGCCATCATTGATCCGACCACGACGCTGAAGAACTGGGCGCGCGACGAGCGCCGCTCCGCCGAGGGTGATGATCTTGGTTTCTACCACGCGCTGATCGAGGAGAAGCTTGCCTTCGAATTTCTTTCCGACGAGGCGATGACAGCCGAAAGCCTCGACCGGTTCAAGGTTATCATTCTCGCCAACGCCTCCAATCTTTCCGATGCCCAGTGCGCGCTCCTGAGAGAATACGCCGCGCGCGGCGGCAGTCTGATCGCCGCCCACGAGACGGGAATGCGCGATGAAACTGGCAAGGCGCGCCGTGCATTCGCCCTTGGCGACATCTTCGGGGTCAACCGCACCGAGCTATCGCGCGGACCTGTGAAGAACAGCTATATCGCGCTTTCCGGCGAGCATCCGGTCAATGCCGGGTATGAGGGCGCCAAGCGTATTATCGGCGGCACGAAGCTTGCTGCGGTCGAAACGCTTCCCGGAACCCAAACCCCGTTTCTCTCCATTCCGGACTTTCCGGACCTGCCGATGGAGGAGGTCTATCCGCGCGCCGAACCGACGGGCGCGGCCGTTGCCACCCGAGAGACGGAGGCGGGCGGACGCACCGTCTATATCCCTTGGAACATCGGCGGTATCTTCTGGGATGTGCTGACCGCCGATCACCAGCGCCTGATTGCCAACGCCGTACGCTTTGCACTCGGCGCCCGGCCTCGGGTCGATATTGCCGGGCATTCCGTGCTCGATGTCGCCGTTCGCGAAAGCGAAGACACGCTCGCGGTGCTGCTCTTCAACCTCACCAATCCGATGATGTTCAAGGGGCCGACGCGTTCGGTCTACCCGGTCGGCCGCCACACGGTATCGGTCGTTGTTCCCGAGGGCCGGTCCGTTCTTGGCGCAAGCCTGCTGATTTCCGGCGAGAAGGCAGAGTTCCAGGTCGTCGACGGACGGGTGGAAATCGAGGTTCCGTCGATCGGGATTCTGGAAACAATCGAGTTGCGCTGGGCATAA